A single Defluviitalea saccharophila DNA region contains:
- the ileS gene encoding isoleucine--tRNA ligase produces the protein MYNKVSTDLNFVEREKQVLEFWKENKIFEKSMSLREGGPTFTFYDGPPTANGKPHIGHILTRVIKDIIPRYKSMKGYNVLRKAGWDTHGLPVELEVEKILGISGKPQIEEYGVEPFIKKCKESVWKYQNEWEKMSDRVGYWVDMENPYVTYHNNYIESVWWSLKKIWDQGLLYKGHKIVPYCPRCGTSLSSHEVAQGYKDVKEASVYVKFPVKGENQVYLMAWTTTPWTLPSNVALVVNPDETYVKVKCSDEVYILAEALADTVLKEEYEVLDRMVGKDLVGTEYTPLFDFAKVDKKAWYVVADDYVTLTDGTGIVHTAPAFGEDDARVGRVYDLPFVQLVNEQGNFVDAVTPWKGVFVKDADPQIIKDLDNRNLLYKAQNYEHSYPFCWRCDTPLLYYARDTWFIKMTEVRDRLLKNNHKINWLPENIRDGRFGNFLENVIDWGLSRERYWGTPLPIWECGCGYRHAIGSIAELREMGKDVPEDIELHKPYIDNVYLNCPECGGTMKRVTEVIDCWYDSGSMPFAQWHYPFENKEKFEQNFPANFISEAVDQTRGWFYTLLAISTLLFDEPAYKNVIVLGLVQDKDGQKMSKHKGNVVDPWSVLDKQGADAVRWYFYTNSAPWLPSRFYGEAVSEAQRKYMGTLWNTYAFYVLYANIDGFNPMDYTLDYEKLSIMDKWILSKLHSLIATVDKNLDNYRIIESARALQEFVDDLSNWYVRRSRERFWYKDMPQDKINAYMTLYTVLTTLTKLTAPFTPFMAEEIYQNLVRNVDKNAPESVHLCLFPEVNEAFIDKTLEESMDEVLKIVVQGRACRNTANIKNRQPLGRMYVKAAKELSSEYKEIIADELNVKEVIFTDDVADFTTYSFKPQLKTVGPKYGKLVGKIREALAAIDGNKAMNELKSGKPLTFDFDGEKVELLEEDLLIATEHKEGFVAESERDVTVVLDTNLSEELIEEGFVREIISKIQTMRKEADFEVQDYIHVTYHGNEKLAKIIERNKEEIAGEVLAEKISEGTMDGYSKDWNINGEAVQLTVQKA, from the coding sequence GTGTATAACAAAGTTTCGACGGACCTTAATTTTGTTGAACGAGAAAAACAGGTACTAGAATTCTGGAAAGAAAATAAGATTTTTGAAAAAAGTATGTCCCTGAGAGAAGGGGGACCGACTTTTACTTTTTATGACGGACCTCCTACAGCCAATGGAAAGCCTCATATAGGACATATCTTAACAAGGGTTATTAAGGACATTATTCCAAGATACAAATCCATGAAGGGGTATAATGTTCTTAGAAAAGCAGGCTGGGATACCCATGGACTTCCTGTTGAACTGGAAGTAGAAAAAATCCTTGGTATCAGCGGTAAGCCTCAGATTGAAGAATATGGGGTAGAACCTTTTATCAAGAAATGTAAAGAAAGTGTTTGGAAATATCAAAATGAATGGGAAAAAATGAGTGATCGTGTAGGTTATTGGGTAGATATGGAAAACCCTTATGTAACCTATCATAATAATTACATTGAATCGGTTTGGTGGTCCTTAAAGAAAATATGGGATCAAGGACTTTTGTACAAAGGTCACAAAATCGTGCCTTATTGCCCAAGATGCGGAACATCCTTATCCAGCCATGAAGTAGCACAAGGCTATAAGGACGTAAAAGAAGCGTCTGTTTATGTAAAATTCCCTGTAAAAGGAGAAAATCAAGTTTACTTAATGGCATGGACCACAACCCCTTGGACCTTGCCTTCTAACGTTGCTTTGGTTGTAAACCCTGACGAAACCTATGTAAAAGTTAAATGTTCTGATGAAGTGTATATTTTAGCGGAAGCTTTGGCAGACACCGTATTAAAAGAAGAATACGAAGTTTTAGACAGAATGGTTGGAAAAGATTTAGTCGGCACAGAATATACTCCACTTTTTGATTTTGCTAAAGTCGATAAAAAAGCATGGTATGTTGTAGCGGATGACTATGTAACTTTAACAGACGGTACTGGTATCGTTCATACGGCTCCAGCCTTCGGGGAAGACGACGCCAGAGTAGGAAGAGTTTATGACCTTCCTTTCGTGCAATTGGTTAATGAACAAGGTAATTTTGTAGATGCTGTAACCCCTTGGAAAGGCGTATTTGTAAAGGATGCAGATCCACAGATTATAAAGGATTTAGACAATAGAAATCTCCTTTATAAAGCGCAGAATTATGAACACTCTTATCCTTTCTGCTGGAGATGCGATACACCTCTTTTATACTACGCAAGAGACACTTGGTTTATTAAAATGACAGAAGTAAGAGACAGACTTCTTAAAAACAATCACAAAATAAACTGGCTTCCGGAAAATATCCGTGACGGACGTTTTGGAAACTTCCTTGAAAATGTTATAGACTGGGGACTTAGCCGTGAAAGATACTGGGGAACCCCATTGCCGATTTGGGAATGTGGCTGCGGCTATCGCCATGCTATAGGCAGTATTGCAGAACTTCGTGAAATGGGAAAAGATGTACCAGAAGATATTGAGCTTCATAAGCCTTATATTGACAATGTATATCTAAATTGCCCTGAATGTGGCGGCACCATGAAGAGAGTAACGGAAGTAATCGACTGCTGGTACGATTCCGGGTCCATGCCTTTTGCACAATGGCATTATCCATTTGAAAACAAAGAAAAGTTTGAGCAAAACTTCCCGGCAAACTTTATCAGTGAAGCAGTGGACCAAACAAGAGGATGGTTCTATACATTACTCGCTATTTCCACCCTTTTATTTGATGAACCGGCATATAAAAACGTAATTGTTCTTGGATTGGTTCAAGATAAAGACGGACAGAAGATGAGTAAGCACAAAGGAAATGTAGTAGATCCTTGGTCTGTTCTTGATAAACAAGGAGCGGATGCAGTAAGATGGTATTTCTACACCAACAGTGCTCCATGGCTTCCAAGCAGATTCTACGGAGAAGCTGTTAGCGAAGCCCAAAGAAAATACATGGGAACCCTTTGGAATACCTATGCTTTCTATGTCCTGTATGCGAACATTGACGGATTCAATCCTATGGATTATACATTGGATTACGAAAAATTATCCATCATGGACAAATGGATTTTATCCAAATTACATTCTTTAATCGCAACTGTTGATAAAAACCTTGATAACTACAGAATCATAGAATCTGCAAGGGCATTACAGGAATTTGTTGATGATTTAAGTAACTGGTATGTAAGAAGAAGCAGAGAGCGTTTCTGGTATAAAGATATGCCTCAGGATAAAATCAATGCATATATGACTCTTTATACCGTTTTAACCACCTTAACGAAACTAACGGCTCCATTTACACCTTTTATGGCAGAAGAAATCTATCAAAACCTTGTTCGAAATGTGGATAAGAATGCTCCTGAAAGTGTACATCTGTGCCTGTTCCCAGAAGTTAATGAAGCTTTCATAGACAAAACTTTAGAAGAAAGCATGGATGAAGTACTAAAAATCGTTGTACAGGGCCGTGCATGCAGAAACACTGCCAATATTAAAAACAGACAGCCTTTAGGCAGAATGTATGTAAAGGCAGCAAAAGAGCTTTCCAGCGAGTATAAGGAAATCATTGCTGACGAGTTAAATGTTAAAGAAGTCATCTTTACCGATGATGTTGCGGACTTTACGACCTATTCCTTCAAGCCTCAGTTAAAAACCGTAGGACCAAAATACGGAAAACTCGTAGGAAAGATTCGTGAAGCGCTTGCTGCAATCGATGGCAATAAAGCAATGAATGAGCTAAAAAGCGGCAAACCTTTAACCTTTGATTTTGACGGAGAAAAAGTAGAGCTTCTGGAAGAAGATCTTTTAATTGCTACAGAGCATAAAGAAGGTTTTGTGGCAGAAAGTGAAAGAGATGTTACCGTAGTATTAGATACTAACCTTTCAGAAGAACTGATTGAAGAAGGATTTGTCAGAGAAATTATCAGCAAAATCCAAACCATGAGAAAAGAAGCGGATTTTGAAGTACAGGATTATATTCATGTAACTTATCATGGAAATGAAAAATTGGCTAAGATTATAGAAAGAAATAAAGAAGAAATAGCTGGAGAAGTCTTAGCAGAAAAAATATCAGAAGGAACGATGGATGGTTATTCTAAGGACTGGAATATCAATGGAGAAGCAGTTCAATTAACCGTACAAAAAGCTTAA
- a CDS encoding nicotinate phosphoribosyltransferase, which translates to MNGLNLTLLTDLYEMTMMQGYKQAHVKNHEVVFDLFYRTNPCNSGFAIVAGLEQAIDYIKNLSFSEEDLDYLRSLNLFSEDFINELRAFRFTGDIYAIPEGTVVFPKEPLLRVKAPIFEAQFIETALLNIINHQSLIATKAARVCWAAEGDSVLEFGLRRAQGPDAGIYGARAAMIGGCTGTSNVLAGKMFDVPVKGTHAHSWVMSFPDELTAFREYAKAFPDNCILLVDTYDTLKSGVPNAIQVFKELKENNIKPKVMGIRLDSGDLAYLSKEARKMLDNAGFPEAIISASSDLDEYLIADLKRQGAKITMWGVGTRLITSKDCPAFGGVYKLAAERNDEGVLVPKIKLSENPDKVTNPGVKKIIRVYEKATGKIKADLIALEEEVFDETKPLKLFDPVNTWKQMKLKPGTFTLRELLVPVFINGECVYESPSVMEIREYCKQDLATLWDESKRLTNPHIIPVDLSKKLYDLKKQMIDAIRDSNIEE; encoded by the coding sequence ATGAATGGTTTAAATTTAACCCTTCTGACTGATCTGTATGAAATGACCATGATGCAAGGGTATAAGCAAGCTCATGTTAAGAACCATGAAGTGGTATTTGATTTATTTTATCGTACCAATCCTTGTAATTCAGGATTTGCAATCGTGGCAGGACTTGAGCAGGCGATTGACTATATTAAAAACTTATCTTTTTCCGAAGAAGATTTAGATTACTTAAGAAGTCTTAACTTATTCAGCGAAGATTTTATTAATGAATTAAGAGCCTTTAGATTTACTGGAGATATATATGCGATCCCTGAAGGAACTGTAGTCTTTCCAAAAGAGCCTCTTCTTCGGGTAAAAGCGCCTATTTTTGAAGCACAATTTATCGAAACGGCTTTACTAAACATCATCAATCACCAAAGTTTGATTGCCACAAAAGCTGCCAGGGTATGCTGGGCTGCTGAAGGGGATTCTGTCCTGGAATTCGGACTAAGACGGGCACAAGGTCCTGATGCAGGCATATATGGCGCAAGAGCGGCGATGATTGGCGGCTGTACCGGAACCTCAAATGTATTGGCGGGAAAAATGTTTGATGTGCCCGTTAAAGGTACCCATGCCCACAGTTGGGTTATGAGTTTTCCTGATGAACTGACAGCCTTTAGAGAATACGCAAAGGCCTTCCCGGATAACTGTATTCTCCTTGTGGATACCTATGACACCTTAAAATCCGGAGTACCCAATGCCATTCAGGTGTTTAAGGAATTAAAAGAAAATAATATAAAGCCTAAAGTAATGGGTATTCGCTTAGATAGCGGAGACCTGGCATATCTCTCTAAAGAAGCCAGAAAAATGCTTGATAACGCTGGCTTCCCCGAAGCCATTATCAGTGCCTCCAGTGACCTTGACGAGTATCTTATAGCGGATTTAAAACGCCAAGGGGCAAAAATTACCATGTGGGGAGTAGGGACAAGGCTAATTACTTCTAAAGATTGCCCTGCCTTTGGAGGAGTTTATAAATTAGCTGCTGAAAGAAATGACGAAGGTGTTCTGGTGCCTAAGATAAAACTTTCAGAGAACCCGGATAAAGTGACAAATCCCGGAGTTAAAAAAATCATTAGAGTTTATGAAAAAGCCACGGGCAAAATAAAAGCAGATTTGATTGCCCTGGAAGAAGAAGTATTTGATGAAACTAAGCCTCTAAAATTATTTGATCCGGTAAATACTTGGAAACAAATGAAGCTTAAACCGGGAACATTCACTTTAAGAGAATTACTTGTTCCTGTTTTCATTAATGGAGAATGTGTATACGAATCTCCTTCAGTGATGGAAATACGAGAATACTGTAAACAAGATTTAGCAACCTTATGGGATGAATCAAAAAGACTTACCAATCCCCATATCATACCTGTAGATTTATCTAAAAAGCTTTATGATTTAAAGAAGCAAATGATTGACGCCATTAGAGACAGCAATATAGAGGAATAA
- a CDS encoding lysophospholipid acyltransferase family protein — translation MRSILCILYIIFHRIYSIIFMVKYAFLKKFSTKEKQLSYAYKWLQGLARGVMWCSGAKITVQGKENIPTDQPVLFVANHKSYFDIPILVSIIDVPMAFIGKMELKKMPIVSYWMKRIHCIFMDRDDIRQSLKAINQGIEQIKEGQSLLIFPEGTRIKGDELGEFKKGSLKLATKSNAPIVPIYVGNAYKILEAHFPWVKATDIIVNIGAPIELDALSLEDKKNLSEYVKCKIEELREM, via the coding sequence ATGAGATCAATTCTTTGCATTTTATATATTATTTTTCATAGAATATATTCCATTATTTTTATGGTTAAATATGCCTTTTTAAAAAAATTTAGTACAAAAGAAAAACAGCTTAGTTATGCCTATAAATGGCTTCAAGGTTTAGCGCGTGGTGTTATGTGGTGTTCAGGAGCAAAAATCACTGTACAGGGAAAAGAAAATATACCAACAGATCAACCTGTTCTTTTTGTAGCCAATCACAAAAGTTATTTTGATATACCGATTTTAGTCAGCATCATCGATGTACCTATGGCTTTTATTGGTAAAATGGAACTTAAAAAAATGCCTATCGTATCCTATTGGATGAAAAGAATCCATTGCATATTTATGGACAGAGATGATATTCGTCAATCCCTTAAAGCCATTAATCAGGGTATTGAACAGATTAAAGAAGGGCAATCTTTATTAATCTTTCCTGAAGGAACACGAATCAAGGGCGATGAATTAGGAGAATTTAAAAAAGGCAGCCTTAAGCTTGCCACAAAATCCAATGCACCTATTGTGCCTATTTATGTGGGAAATGCCTATAAAATCTTAGAAGCCCATTTTCCTTGGGTGAAGGCTACCGATATTATTGTAAATATCGGAGCTCCCATTGAGCTAGATGCTTTATCTTTGGAAGATAAGAAAAATCTATCAGAATACGTGAAATGTAAAATTGAAGAATTGAGGGAAATGTAA
- the cls gene encoding cardiolipin synthase, translating into MTIEDTILWFLNNILFINFLLAILIVFFERRNPSSTWAWLMILFFVPILGFLLYLFIGQDLRKKKVFAIKEEEDQLHRMVHRQEKALHQKEIAYDYPNIQKCKDIIHLHLVGHNALYSQDNSVDIFYNGYDKFKNMIEDIEEAKDFIHIEYYIIRNDSLGKKVVELLARKAREGVEVKLLYDGMGCIWLPKDFFKPLLEAGGEISCFLPPFLPYINLRVNYRNHRKICIIDGQIAYVGGINIGTEYLGLSKKMGFWRDTHLRIQGSAVDNLELRFLQDWRFSTKTPHIIEQKYFPPKHVDGNTGIQIVSSGPDSKWSSIRNGFLKMISLSKKRIYIHTPYFIPDDSLLEALKIAALSGVDVRIIIPNKPDHMFVYWASLSYVGELLQAGVRCYTYEKGFMHSKMILVDDLVSTVGTANFDIRSFKLNFEVNAFIYDEEVNSKLCDQFLRDLEESEEITAEIYKQRGFLIKFKESVSRLLSPML; encoded by the coding sequence ATGACTATTGAAGACACAATTTTATGGTTTTTGAATAACATTTTGTTTATTAATTTCCTACTGGCAATCCTAATTGTGTTTTTTGAAAGAAGAAATCCTTCTTCTACCTGGGCATGGCTGATGATTCTGTTCTTTGTGCCTATACTGGGATTCTTATTATATTTATTTATAGGTCAGGATTTAAGGAAAAAGAAAGTCTTTGCAATCAAAGAGGAAGAAGATCAGCTCCACAGGATGGTTCATCGGCAGGAAAAAGCACTGCATCAAAAAGAAATTGCATATGATTACCCCAATATTCAAAAATGCAAGGATATTATACACCTCCATCTTGTAGGCCATAATGCGCTCTATTCTCAAGACAATTCAGTGGATATTTTTTATAACGGCTATGACAAATTCAAAAATATGATAGAGGATATAGAAGAGGCAAAGGATTTTATTCACATAGAATACTATATCATAAGAAATGACTCCTTAGGCAAGAAGGTGGTTGAACTCTTGGCTAGAAAAGCAAGAGAAGGGGTAGAAGTGAAATTACTCTATGACGGTATGGGCTGTATCTGGCTGCCTAAAGATTTTTTTAAGCCCCTATTGGAAGCCGGAGGAGAAATCAGCTGTTTCTTGCCGCCTTTCTTGCCTTATATCAATCTTCGTGTGAATTATAGGAATCACCGTAAAATATGCATCATTGACGGTCAAATAGCCTATGTGGGAGGTATCAATATTGGCACGGAATATTTAGGTTTATCCAAGAAAATGGGCTTTTGGAGGGATACCCATTTAAGAATTCAAGGCAGTGCAGTGGATAACCTGGAGCTTCGGTTTCTGCAGGATTGGCGATTCTCTACCAAGACACCTCATATCATAGAGCAAAAATATTTTCCACCAAAACATGTGGATGGGAATACGGGCATTCAAATCGTTTCCAGCGGACCTGACTCCAAATGGAGCTCCATACGCAATGGATTTTTAAAGATGATTAGTTTATCAAAGAAAAGAATCTATATTCATACCCCATATTTTATTCCTGACGACAGTTTATTGGAGGCCTTAAAGATAGCAGCTTTATCGGGAGTAGATGTAAGAATTATCATTCCCAATAAGCCGGACCATATGTTTGTATACTGGGCGTCCCTATCCTATGTTGGGGAGCTGCTTCAGGCCGGGGTTCGATGTTATACCTATGAAAAGGGTTTTATGCACAGTAAAATGATTTTAGTGGATGATTTGGTGAGTACCGTGGGGACAGCCAATTTTGACATCAGAAGCTTTAAACTCAATTTTGAAGTGAACGCTTTTATATACGATGAAGAAGTCAATTCTAAGCTTTGTGACCAGTTTCTAAGGGATTTAGAAGAAAGCGAAGAGATCACTGCTGAAATATACAAGCAAAGAGGATTTTTGATTAAATTTAAGGAGTCGGTTTCAAGGCTTCTTTCTCCAATGCTATAG
- a CDS encoding Dabb family protein, translated as MVKHIVMWRLKDATDFGNKEQTAKELKARLEALKEKIEEIVSIEAGINFNSSDMAYDLVLYSEFKNKQDLDTYQNHPEHLKVADIIKANVASRAVVDYEV; from the coding sequence ATGGTTAAACATATTGTGATGTGGAGATTAAAGGATGCTACAGACTTTGGAAACAAGGAGCAAACGGCAAAAGAGCTAAAGGCTCGATTAGAAGCTTTAAAGGAAAAAATAGAAGAGATTGTTTCTATTGAAGCAGGCATTAACTTTAATTCCAGTGATATGGCATACGATTTAGTATTATATTCCGAGTTTAAAAACAAACAGGACTTAGATACATATCAAAACCATCCAGAACATTTAAAAGTAGCAGACATTATAAAAGCCAATGTGGCAAGCAGAGCAGTTGTAGATTATGAAGTATAA
- a CDS encoding 23S rRNA (pseudouridine(1915)-N(3))-methyltransferase RlmH: MNYKIYVVGTKLQKFYDNAIKEYNKRLSRYCKCSLLFVKNKEELLKKLSPKSYKICISSCGIQLSSEELAHKINHFGVSGKSDIAIIIGTNELPYDECLSIGPMDMDLGLMATILFEQIYRSYRIINNQPYHK, encoded by the coding sequence ATGAATTATAAAATATATGTAGTTGGGACAAAATTACAGAAGTTTTATGACAATGCCATAAAAGAATATAATAAGAGATTAAGCCGATACTGTAAATGCAGCTTATTGTTCGTTAAAAATAAAGAGGAGCTGTTAAAGAAGCTCTCTCCTAAGTCTTATAAAATATGTATCTCTTCTTGCGGGATTCAGCTGTCTTCTGAAGAACTGGCCCATAAAATCAATCACTTTGGCGTATCAGGAAAATCAGATATAGCCATTATTATAGGGACAAATGAACTTCCCTATGATGAATGTCTTTCCATAGGACCTATGGATATGGATTTAGGACTTATGGCTACAATATTATTTGAGCAAATATACCGCTCTTATCGCATTATCAACAATCAGCCCTATCATAAATAA
- a CDS encoding YihY/virulence factor BrkB family protein gives MKNSKWVLIIKDLYCRFHDDEVPALGAELTFYLILSFFPFLIFILVLLSYTPITSESFLINLSNILPRESYYAVYRAIEEIMEGRSQTLLSFGMITTLWSASNGVNALIRGLNKAYDEEETRSFIKIRGISLFFTLALAISILFSFGLIIFGEPLGRSLLSLMGLSPWFKTLWGIFRYLIMMIALFLVLLFLYRYMPNHHLSFKDVVPGTLFSALIWIVISTAFSNYVNNFGKFNKMYGSIGGVIALLLWLYMSSVVILLGGELNGTLIFLKQGKSKPRCKKFGFSLPFIK, from the coding sequence TTGAAAAATTCTAAATGGGTTCTAATCATAAAAGATTTATATTGCAGATTTCATGATGACGAAGTCCCTGCCTTAGGCGCAGAGCTTACATTTTATCTCATATTATCCTTTTTTCCTTTTTTAATTTTTATATTAGTACTGTTAAGCTATACCCCCATTACATCGGAATCTTTTCTCATAAATCTGTCAAACATACTTCCCCGGGAATCATACTATGCGGTGTATAGAGCCATTGAGGAAATAATGGAGGGAAGAAGCCAAACTCTTTTATCCTTTGGTATGATTACGACCTTATGGAGTGCTTCCAATGGGGTCAATGCCCTAATCCGAGGCCTAAATAAAGCCTATGATGAAGAAGAAACCCGTTCGTTCATAAAAATTCGAGGGATTTCTTTATTCTTTACCCTTGCCCTTGCAATTTCTATCTTATTCTCTTTTGGTCTGATTATTTTTGGAGAGCCTTTAGGACGCTCACTGCTTTCGTTGATGGGATTATCGCCCTGGTTTAAAACCTTATGGGGCATATTTCGCTATTTGATTATGATGATTGCCTTGTTTCTAGTTTTATTGTTTTTATATCGTTATATGCCTAATCATCATCTTTCTTTTAAAGATGTTGTTCCCGGAACCTTATTTTCAGCATTGATTTGGATTGTGATCTCCACCGCTTTTTCCAATTATGTAAACAATTTCGGGAAATTTAATAAGATGTATGGAAGTATAGGCGGGGTAATTGCCTTGCTGCTTTGGCTCTATATGAGCAGTGTAGTAATCCTACTTGGCGGGGAATTAAATGGAACCCTGATATTTTTAAAGCAGGGAAAATCCAAACCTCGGTGCAAAAAATTTGGATTCTCCCTGCCTTTTATAAAATAA
- a CDS encoding PTS glucose transporter subunit IIA, producing MFGFLKKSIEVYIVSPVSGKLMDITEVPDEVFSAKMVGDGVAIEPDNGLVVAPCSGKIIQIFNTNHAVAIETKEGLEVLIHLGIDTVKLKGEGFKRIAAVGDEVKEGDPLIEMDLEKIKSLGKSTITPVIITNPQIIETIDKKNGVAQAGQDRIMTIKVKKS from the coding sequence ATGTTCGGGTTTTTAAAGAAAAGTATTGAAGTATATATAGTTTCGCCAGTTTCCGGAAAGTTGATGGATATTACAGAAGTACCTGATGAAGTCTTTTCAGCAAAAATGGTGGGAGACGGAGTGGCTATTGAGCCGGATAACGGGTTGGTAGTGGCCCCTTGTAGCGGGAAAATTATCCAGATTTTTAATACCAATCATGCCGTAGCGATTGAGACGAAAGAAGGATTAGAAGTCCTGATCCATTTAGGCATTGATACCGTGAAATTAAAAGGAGAGGGTTTTAAACGCATTGCAGCTGTGGGAGATGAAGTGAAAGAGGGAGATCCTCTTATAGAAATGGATCTTGAAAAAATCAAATCCTTAGGAAAGTCTACCATTACCCCAGTTATTATTACAAACCCTCAGATTATAGAAACCATAGATAAGAAAAATGGTGTTGCTCAAGCAGGCCAAGACAGAATCATGACGATTAAAGTTAAAAAATCATAG
- the nagE gene encoding N-acetylglucosamine-specific PTS transporter subunit IIBC, which produces MGNVFGKLQKLGKALMLPVAVMPVAALMLRLGAGDVFNIPFIMNAGAAVFDNLAILFAIGVAVGLAKDNNGAAALAGAVGYFVLTKGATAINDTINMGVLAGMIAGVAGGLLYNKFHAIKLPDFLGFFGGRRFVPIVTSFFMLIAALIFGYIWPPIQGVIDSIGQGMVAAGAAGTFAFGFLNRLLIPVGLHHVINSFTWFVFGEFNGATGDLNRFFAQVPAQGLMDPSAGMFMTGFFPMMMFGLPAAALAMIKTAKKENRKAVTGALLGVAFTSFLTGITEPIEFMFMFLAPVLYFAHALLTGASMAITYIMGIRHGFGFSAGAIDYFLNMGLATKGWLIIPVGLVFGIIYYILFVFIIEKMNLPTPGRVDEEAGNADEIIADKGLSGLAKEYIEKLGGRSNIVEVDSCITRLRLTVNDSSIIKDEELKALGASGVLRPNKKNMQVVVGTKAELIANEIKRLL; this is translated from the coding sequence ATGGGTAATGTATTTGGAAAGCTACAAAAATTAGGTAAGGCATTAATGCTTCCTGTTGCTGTAATGCCGGTTGCAGCGCTGATGCTTCGTCTTGGTGCGGGGGATGTATTCAATATTCCTTTCATCATGAATGCCGGTGCAGCTGTATTTGACAATTTGGCGATTTTATTTGCTATTGGTGTTGCTGTTGGTTTAGCAAAGGACAATAATGGAGCAGCAGCATTGGCTGGTGCTGTAGGTTACTTTGTTCTGACAAAAGGTGCAACAGCTATTAACGATACCATCAATATGGGTGTTCTTGCAGGTATGATTGCAGGGGTTGCCGGAGGACTTTTATATAATAAATTCCATGCTATAAAATTACCAGATTTCCTTGGATTCTTCGGTGGAAGACGATTTGTACCGATTGTTACTTCATTCTTTATGCTCATTGCAGCATTAATTTTCGGTTATATCTGGCCTCCAATTCAAGGTGTAATCGATAGTATCGGTCAGGGTATGGTAGCTGCCGGTGCAGCAGGTACATTTGCTTTTGGATTCTTAAACCGTTTACTTATTCCAGTAGGTCTTCACCATGTTATTAACAGCTTTACATGGTTTGTATTTGGAGAATTTAACGGTGCTACAGGAGACTTAAACCGTTTCTTTGCTCAAGTTCCAGCTCAAGGGCTTATGGACCCGTCTGCGGGAATGTTTATGACAGGTTTCTTCCCAATGATGATGTTTGGTCTTCCTGCAGCAGCATTAGCAATGATTAAAACTGCTAAAAAAGAAAATCGTAAAGCAGTTACAGGAGCATTGCTTGGTGTAGCGTTTACTTCTTTCTTAACAGGTATCACAGAACCTATTGAGTTTATGTTTATGTTCTTAGCACCAGTACTTTATTTCGCTCATGCGCTTTTAACAGGTGCATCTATGGCTATTACCTATATAATGGGTATCCGTCATGGATTTGGATTCTCTGCAGGTGCGATTGACTACTTCTTAAATATGGGTCTTGCAACTAAAGGCTGGCTCATTATTCCCGTAGGTCTTGTATTCGGTATCATTTATTATATTTTATTCGTATTTATTATTGAAAAAATGAACCTTCCAACTCCAGGAAGAGTTGATGAAGAAGCTGGAAATGCAGACGAGATCATAGCTGACAAAGGACTTTCCGGCTTAGCAAAAGAATATATTGAAAAATTAGGCGGAAGATCCAATATTGTTGAAGTAGATTCTTGTATTACAAGACTACGTCTTACAGTGAATGATTCCAGTATCATAAAAGATGAAGAACTAAAAGCATTAGGTGCATCTGGAGTACTTCGTCCAAATAAAAAGAATATGCAGGTTGTTGTAGGAACCAAAGCGGAACTTATTGCAAATGAAATAAAACGACTTTTATAA